Part of the Anopheles gambiae chromosome 3, idAnoGambNW_F1_1, whole genome shotgun sequence genome is shown below.
aataaacaacaggatttgttttgtttgtgtacatgtgtatatttttaaaaccttaatattcatgaattacacaaaatgtcacacaatttactgtacaattacaatcacttcactcaatattcttTCTTCAATCAATGAATCTAACTTGTTCAGCAGCTATGAGATGATTGACGGCAccagtctttgacactttgacaagggCCACCtagtaccgatgtcatgcattaaaaagctataaagttcctcCAAGTTCGTTacgctttcttaacaagccttcaagttccatcgtgAACCATACACATCAGGCTAATCAGCTACAAGGTTCCtgagagtaccatgtgcctgttaaaaagctccatagttccgcaaagtaccgtctatctcttaatcagccacaaagtatgACATCGAAACGATGTTTTgttaaacagccccaaatcagctataaagtacgagctagCTATTTGGGGCACTCTTGACACATTTCTATGTTAACCTCTAAACCACAATTAGAAGCGGCAGAGTTTAGTTGCGAAGTATACCTGATTTCTTGAGCAATATTCTACTCGACGTCGATGCAGCTTGGTTGCAATTAAAGAACAAGCctgcaaaaccaaacaaaagtCAAGCTCTGCATAcggtaatttaaaattttcaccATATTCACCACACACAACGGTCTGTTACTTGGGCATCCTTAGCCAATGCGCCTTTTGAACTGTACTCAAACCGCACAATACAAACACGCAGCCATTTTGCAGCTATTgtcagtgtggccagattattttggcggttttcggtagacgcatcaaaattttatctgtagttttcggtaggttaaaactcgaaacttaaCTGAGTTGAAAGaagtgaaagcgaaagaagtgttaagcggggggggagggggggttgcTAATGCGCAAAATAAAAGTTTCATCTCACGAGAATATGCAACCTTTATCTAggatatggattagatttggttcagcggttacacaaatgaagTTCTTTCTGAAGTGTTGCTCTGAAAATTTTACTTGGAATTCTAAGCCAAAGAAGGACTAAGATGCTAGTTTTTTTCACAGTTCTTTTTCTCGTGGATCCACGCGACCGCTTAGGGCCACAGCAGTGCTCCATTGGATACAATTTTATCGTGCGTGCTGTCATCTGATTTTCGCTGGATTAATTAGAtttatttgattgtttggctgagttttatagttcaatgattaaaaaattgagattttttcCTTAAAAGTTTAGATTTTCCCTAtacatcggtatttctggtcactttgcCCACAGGTCAAGGtgagctttttggcggccaccgtcgcaaaagcgtcgcaaaacgtcaaaaccgacGTCACAAGTACTTAAAAacgacgtcgccagcgagggAAAATCGCAACGATTTGGAAGCGCTGGCGACGGTCTTTTTTtacggttttgcgacggttttggACCTTTCGACCGAGCTTTTGTCCTGTGGGCCAGAGTAGCCAGATTATATTttcagatttcggcaggagcactgttgaaAACGCGACaacttaaatttaatcaattattttaacgatcAATTTTTTAAAGCTTTAACCACCGACAGcgagattcaaattcaaatttaaatgattttctttgacgAGCAATTCTCGAAATCCACACAACTGAATTTTTTTACTTATTaggaacattaaattttaacgaataaaattttgaattcacaacccaaataaccaaatcgtccttaacccactgtaaaaccacttcaaacccacgtgggtttgtggtggtcgattcagtcgctaacccaccaaattttagaacactCGGAGCTGCCAGTTCCGATCCACCCTCaacccaccttttccaaaaatgctttGAGGAAAAGTTTGGTCCAGGGTTGGCTAAGGTCAATATGCTGAACAGGATTTTAACTCTTCGAttgattaaattcattaaCTTACATCACTGCACTTCAACTTCAGCAATATTATTAGTCTATAAACTATGCACTGACCAGCGAAATGAAAGAGTCCACtcgcaagtaaacaaacacacagatacacataTTACACAAGGATGTTCCACAACAAAccaacttaaacacacacgtttaCTTGCTTCCTATGCTTAATTAAATCACATTTTAACACAGGTGAAACACGTTGAGCGAATAAATTATCCGTTCATAAAAAACTGACTTCAATaacattgaagtggctgcttctgtggccgtgtggcttaacccaccaaactgacagttttttggctttgtttgatggaactggatttttagtacgagaaattggtggcgttttcggtatcttgaTTATATGGGAACGAATGTAACATTTTTCAAgtgccaggcaaacaaacgtgcatcagcgtGATAAGTAACAAATGTGCATAGCGATCCTTGaaaaacgactgaaaaatcaaatatctgtgattttcggtaggataaatggaaaatcggtagttttagggcggtcatctgtgaatcggtaggcatataaaaaatcggtaggaatacagatatatcagtatttctggtcactctggctATTGTTGAACGTCAAAAACCCTCGCCCTGCCCAACGGGGCTCCAGCCAAAAAAGGCGCTTTTGACATTCCATCCCAAACTGGGCTGGAAGAAAAGGGCTTTTAACGCTCCCGTCGCAGACGACACAGACACCAAGGAAGAGGCTCACCAGTTTGTGATCCGCTGCTCGTCGCGCATTAAATACCTTTCCACAGTTTCGGTTTCCCCTCGTTTACAGTACTATCGTGCGTTTAATTTCGTATCGTTTTACGCGTGCATCCTTCTCTTCTGCGTGAGGTGATAGAGTGAGTGCGTGAATGCCCAGCAAGGTGCAGAAAAAGATGTGTAAATAAAAGCAacgtacacgcacgcacgcacacagcgctACCTTTTTGTAAGGGTAAGGGCCGGGCGCAGGACGCGGGAGTGTGGAGTTTGCCGCGGGGCTGAAGAAGCCCTGGAACTTACTCGAGCCAGCAATACACAGCGAGCGAGaaataacaaagaaaaggAGCGTGGTGTGCATCTCTTGGGAGTTGGGGTCTTCGTCCCCCCGCTGAATTTGTCATTCGGTTTGGTGGTGCACCAGCGCTGTCCCACTTCCCGGGGCGACGGGGTTGAAGTTGCCCGCGGAGCATACATTCCCCtacacacaacacatgcaAGGTGTgtttgcgagtgtgtgtgtgtgcgcgcgcgtgtctgtctcgctgtgtgtgtcgccgcgtcgtcgtcgtgtccGCCTGTGTGTTATGTTGTTGAAGGCGCAAAGGGGCGGCTGATCGTCCGACGTCCGACGCGAGTGTTGTGAACTCTCCGTGCAGCATTCCACACGCCCGTTCGGTCATTCCCAGTTTTGTAAGAAAAGTGTCTTAAAGTGCCTtacttaaaacaaaacacaactcgTGTGTGTACGCTTACTGTGTTGAGAGGCTTCttctgtgtgcttgtgtgcaaacgccaacaacagcaaaaaaccagCAAAAATGTTctccaagaaaaagaaaaagcccCAAATTTCCTTCCCGAGCAACTTCGAGCACCGGGTGCACACCGGGTTCGACAAGCGGGAGGGCCGCTACGTGGGGCTGCCGCTCCAGTGGGCCTCGATCGTGGGCAACAATCAGATCCTGAAGTCATCGAACCGCCCACTCCCGCTGGTCGATCCGTCCGAAATTACGCCAACGGAAATACTCGACCTGAAGACGATCGTGCGCCCGCACGGCCCGCAGGGTGGTCCGCCGGCAGCGGGAGTCCCCGGCGGTCCCGCGGTGGCTGCGCCCGACCAGCAGGGCAAGCTGATCCTTCCCAAAACGTCCAACGTCGCCCGGTCCAACTCGCTGCGAAGCTCGAGCCCTCCGCGGGTACGCCGGGGAGATTTGCGTGCCAACACCAATGTGCCACCATCCGTGCCGGAAGAGCCGTCCCAGCAGCTGGGCGGTGGACAATCACCCTTCCCGGGGATGAACAACAATGGCGCGTTCCCGCCGGTGCCGGCCGCCAAGCCGTCCGGTGCAAACTATCCGCCAGTTTCACCCACCGGCACTATGCTGGAGACGAACTTTAACAACAACTTCGAGGCACACCATCAacagcttcagcagcagcagcagcagcagatggcaCAGCATCAAATGCATATGCACCAcatgcaacagcaacagcagcagcagcagcaacaccaccacatGCATCCACATCAAGCAGGCGCCGTTGGCGGGAAtgtacaagcagcagcaggccatGCAATTGCTCCACATATGAACGGTGGCAACCTATCCAACGCGGCCTCGCTGAACGGGACGACGGGCTCGAACGGCAACCTCACCAATCCGGTCAGTGTGCTAACGGAAACGTCCTCGCTGTATCATAACAGGTGAGTGGTGGATGCGACACAGAACCGGATTATGTTACGACGCCAAATGGTGCGGACCTGCCTGCCTGCGGGGCAGTGTGGTCAAATTTCGATTTCATAGACGGGGAGGGTCgggcttacagggtttttcaggtgttctcatagctgtggaaCACTTAATTGACACCTTCTTACGTGAAATTAACTTAATGTAATgtgaattggactctatagcacccttatTGGACatatccaataggaattttcaaGTAGGATGACATAGAGTCCAATTgccatcatatgaagttcaattcccataagaaagagtcaaggaagtgtcccacaactatgagaacccctggaaacccctgtaatgcCTCTTTTCTCTCCGTGTCTGTGGTTAGGTAAATGCAGAGGCCACACGAGGTGCATTTGGGGGCAAAATCGATCCAAGAAGCGCTgtgtgtaaacaaacattaaatgtgtgtttggtggtagACTTTGTTGGAATGTGTGAGATGCGCTGCAACGACACACCAAGAAACGCCCCGCGAACGTCCAGGGAGGCCATCAAACAACGCGTAGTGCGCAGTggaatgtgttgttgtttaccTCCAAGAATGTGCGCgcggtttgtttgcgtttgcgaGGGGTTCCCGGGGGGCGGTGTGGAGAAAGGgtgtggttttgatttttatcatatccattgcttttttttgttcacccaACACCGGGGCGCACATGCACATTAAACTTTGactctgttttcttttttagatgtttttttttcttctccatttCCTCTGTCGTTTGCCTTCTCGGGGCTCGAAGCTGCactggaagagagagagagagagggagtggAAATGCGACGGCAAAGCGACTCTGATTGCATCCGGTGGCGCGGCTGCTGCATGGCCCAGATCTCCGTGTGCAGCCGCGTAACCATTTTGCGGAAATAGAACGCAAAGACGCCTATCGGTTGCTTAGCCAGCCATGACAGAGCGGATGGGGGCTTCTCCGTTTGGCAACTAGGCAACGACGCTGCTCTTCCCTGGATGGGAAGGGAGGGGGAGCAAAGACACAAATTGCGCGACACCTTTTCTTTGTACAAGATGCTTTTCCTAGCCATGCTAAGGCACATCTGCTGCGCTTAAAGTGCAATGTTTAAAGGGCAAAACGGGTTAATGACTTGTttagctgttgtttttttcttgtgttgcACTTGGTGTGGAGAATTTTTGTCATTTAATGCTTCtgttttgttgaataattgatGAAATGGTTGTATGTTTGCCCTCAAATTCCTGCAAATCAGCTCtcaaatgtttatttaatcttttttttcaaataattaatgtcagttgtttgtttttaaattaatcataTTTTGTCTTAAATTCAATTATCCCATCTGTATGGGTTCAATTTACCAAAACAATCCCTACCTATTCTCTACCTGCTAAACAGTGATCGGTGAAGTTCGAAATCAATGAACCGGAACTaacgaaaaatacaaaaaaacgccGGAAGCACTTgacacaccaccaccctgcACAAACAACAGAACGGCGAGTAATTGATACGTAATTGAGCAATCGCAGCCAAAGCGCAATGTCAATCAAGGAAAGTCGAAAGTAGAAACTAATGTCGTTCGGCCCCCCTCCCTGTCTCTCTCTACTCTTTCCTCAACGGCATTTCACTCCGGCATGAGGGGAAGCTTTTTACACATCCATCCTCATCAGTTGTGTAATCTAATTAGCTACACACGGCCAGCCGTTTGGACGCCGTTTGGTGCTGGGGGACAATGTTTGTGGTTGTGACATTCTCCTGATCTGCtgtctcttctttttttttgggaaggtgacgttaaaattgaatttcacgCGCGTCCACTCCCGAAAAAGGGATGCGaaaattagattttttgtaAAGCTACACCCAGACAAAGCTTAACacaatttattaaatatttaaaagccACCTTCCCGCGCGAaagtaaatacaaaaaagggaacgcagggaaagggaagaaagaaagcTACCAACCGCTAGAACGAGCGTGTTGTAATTAATGCTTTCTGGtcacgtgtatgtgtgaagaGATGAAACTACCGACCAGCGGGGGTGAGAAAGGCAGGTGAGGTAACGGTAACCGGTAAAAGATTTGGTCATTTGAAGTCGTGCCACGCGATGTTTTGCTTACGCCGGACACGTTTTCGGCTCAAAATAGCACATTCGATTTGCCGctcacagcagcaccagcaccatttcagtttctctctgtttctctctctccttccactgctgctgctgctgctgctccgtgtCAATCGCTTTAGGGTGATTTGGAATTCAAAATCTTTGAAGCGGCTGGCAGCAGCCCTATAGGATCCACTAGCACGCTGGCTGGCTGTGGTGGAGTCACGCCAAACGGTGTGAATTAATATTTGACCCACTAGTCCCTCCGGAATACGTGCTTATCGtgatgttggtggtggagACCAAATGAAGTCTGATGATGTTAAAAAAGCATTGTAAAATGACTGTCTTTTGTTAGTCGATAGCCTTATCTTGAGCCTTCATGTTAATACAGCACGTGGTTGCCGTTTTACTGGGCGCATTCGACAGATATTGGTGTGAAAACTACAGAGCAACTAAATTGTCAATTCAAAGTAATACATTTTCTTATcttgtatgcaaaactgtatGTTGTTTGGAACTATTTTTAATAAGTTATATGCTATCTTATTTAATATTTGCCGTTGGTAGCCACATGTAGATGCAAAGTTAATGCGCAATTTCTTATTTTGTGCGCAAAATACTATGTTTTCTATGCAATACTGACTTGAAACATTTACTAATTGTattgtaaaattaaatttaaaaaaaaatcttgtcaAAATCTAATAGGCAACCAAATATTTGGATAATGGCTAATAGGAAGATAAGGGCAGCAGctttaaacaaacaatacCAGGACGAAATCTCAACTGTTTATGACAAttacttttaaattaataGTTTTAACTAGCGGTGGgaacacatttttcattgcttgcgagatgtttttcaacagccgTCAAATGctgtatttgcatcacaataatttacagggtttttcaagTCAGTTTCTAATGAAAACGATGTTATTCATCACGTGGAAAATGATATTCCACATCGATCagacatttcattttcatcataataatttttaatttcttcaacatgattttcaacacttcaactgTCAACGGGTGATGCGATCCGGCTTCAAATCTCGCTGAAAAAACAGCAGCCAGTTGAAGTGccgaaaatcatgctgaagaaattaaaaataattatgatgaaaatgaaatgtcagatcgatgtggaataacattttgcacgTGGTGattaacaatgtttacattcaaaACTGGCTTGGAAACCTTGTATCCAGTTTATCCTTacgattttcaacacgtttcAAGCTGGATTGAATTTGACTGTTCTTTTTGTGATGTGGTGAAAGTCAtgtgtaaaaactgaaattttattatgatGCGAATACAATGTATGACCGCTGTTAAAAATCATCGTATAGGTggtgaataatgatgtgcacattcgaagttgacttggaaaacccctGTTACATTACCCTTTACAGTAATGGGAAAACCtaattttctttaaaacagTAGTTCGTTTCCCAGAGTCACCAGCGCGCTCATCGTGCATCGATTGTGTCTcctcctgtttttttctggctgttgTCTTACTGCTGTGGCCAGATGTGCATTCATCCGTGGCCAGCACTTGCACATGCACTGTTTGGTCGCTGGAACGGGAACTTGCGGGATGGATAACACCGCTTGCACGTTTGCCCATGCAAAGGACAGCAATGAACCGGAACGTGGCAAGCGTCGATGGTGGCCGGGTGTTCAATTTCATATTCCTGTCCCCTTTGCGCCGGCACAACAAACTTTCATCCCCATTTCCTCCGTTCTGGCTGGACACCGCACGGTCTAATGGACTCACGAGCGCTCTTGCGTCGCTCTACCGGGCGTTCGATTTGTTTGGCAAAAGGGAGGAGCAGCGTTTGTTTTCATGCTATAAACCTCCCCCCGTAAACGTGGTGTGGGAGTTTAAAATATAAGAACTTAATTGTGTCTCGTTCCCACACCGAAAGGAAGGAGAGATTGTGTTCACTGgatgtgctgtgtgtgttcctTGTTTGTCGATCATATGAGCACACCGAAACCGAATGTTGGTTAACCTTTGTGTGTTTTAGGAGGGAAGCGACGTTTTTTGTTGAAACAGAGTccgaaaatttaaaaacattgttaaaaaagggggaaaaatcaaatgtttgtatttgttgGGACAAGCATCTACATTGTTTGGAATGTAAATTGCCCATCAAAacaccctcacacacacgcataccaTACTAAAAgcattttgtgtttatttttagatCGCAAAAATCCTCCCCCACCGGTTCGGATGGAATGCAGCGGCCCGGCGGCTACCCGAATGCAGCACCATATCCTGGCCCGATGCAGGCCGGTAACAGCTTCCCCGGAATGGCCCagggtgctggtggtggtggtccacCACCTCCATTACACAGTAAACCACAGGGACAAAACCATcccggacagcagcagcagcaacaacaggacCCGCACGGTCATCTGAGCGACGCTAACAATGGCAACCATCTTCCGCCGggtcatcaccatcaccaccatcatcatcaaatgaTGGGCGTGCAGGGTGGTAACACCGGTTCACAACCCTCCGGTTCGCAGCTGTCCCCGTCCGGtctgcaccatcatcatcagcatgctCACCATCATggagcgcagcagcagcagcagcagcaacaacagcaacaaatgcAACCGACGCCATTACAGATGGGCGGCAATAATCAGATGCCaaatcaccatcatcaccataaCCACAATGCGATGGTGCACAACCATCAGAAGATGCCAtccccgtcgtcgtcgtcgtccactGGCGCTCCGACCGTAGCGACCGACCCGAACCACATgttcagcaacaacaactccATCAGCAATGCGAAGAGCAATTCGCGGGCCTCCAGCTCGAGCGGGGGCAATGTGTCCGTCGCACAGAGTACCGCGTCCACCACGCAGAGCGGTCagagccagcagcagccaccggTGAAAACGGAGCAAAGGCTTACCCACGAGCAGGTACGggcatcgttttgttttgttttcctaatgaaaacacacacacttttaatTGATTATTGATTTGTGTTTCCCTCCCCATCCCGCCTTTGTGTGCAGTTCCGTGCCGCGCTGCAGATGGTGGTGTCGGCCGGCGATCCGCGTGAAAACTTGGAAAATTACACCAAAATCGGCGAAGGATCGACCGGCACGGTGTGCATTGCGACGGACAAATCAACCGGTACGTTTCTGCTTGGTGAACTGAACGCCAATCCAATGACAGGAATGGCCTTTTAATTAATCGTTTTTGTGTACTTGCAACTCCCCTTTCCCCCATGCACAGGACGCCAAGTGGCGGTGAAGCAGATGGACCTGCGGAAGCAGCAGCGCCGGGAACTGCTGTTCAACGAGGTCGTCATTATGCGCGACTACCACCATCCGAACATTGTGGAAACGTACAGCAGCTTCCTGGTGAACGACGAGCTGTGGGTGGTGATGGAGTTCCTCGAGGGCGGTGCACTTACCGACATTGTGACCAACTCGCGCATGGACGAGGAGCAAATCGCAACCGTGTGCAAGCAGTGCCTGAAAGCGCTCTCGTATCTTCATTCACAGGTGAGTGATTCTTAAAAGTTTctcaataaaaaatcaaataaaagctAACACAACCACGCTATCTTCTTCCTCCCACCCCACAGGGTGTCATCCATCGAGACATCAAGTCCGACTCGATTCTGCTCGCCTCGGACGGACGCGTCAAGCTGTCCGACTTTGGCTTTTGTGCGCAAGTGTCGCAGGAGTTGCCGAAGCGTAAATCACTCGTCGGCACACCGTACTGGATGTCGCCGGAAGTGATCTCCCGATTGCCGTACGGCCCGGAGGTAGACATCTGGTCGCTCGGCATCATGGTGATCGAGATGATAGACGGTGAGCCACCGTTCTTCAACGAGCCGCCGCTGCAAGCGATGCGCCGCATCCGCGACATGCCACCGCCAAAGCTGAAAAACTCCCACAAAGTGTCCAGCCGGCTGCAGAACTTCCTCGACCGGATGCTGGTGCGGGATCCGGTGCAGCGTGCGACGGCCGCGGAGCTGCTCGCCCATCCGTTCCTGCGGCAGGCCGGGCCACCGTCGCTGCTCGTGCCGCTGATGCGTGGCGCCCGGCACAGTAACTGTTGAGGCCGGGAATTGCCATTCCAGAGCCATTCCAGCGCCATTCCAGAGCCAACCAAAAGAATCTCCTCTCTCTAGCACTCTGCTTGTTTCCGGGAAAGCGGAAAACGGCAAACGGAGTTTTGCACATCGAAAACGAATGCTCGTAAAGCATATATGAGCATGAGAACAGTAATGGGCGCGGCAAACCGCCCGTGTGGGTAAGacattttgttgcatttaTTTGTGGGAAGGGTTTTTAGCGGAAAGTGAAAGGATTGTTAAGCGAAAAGAATCGCTTTCCTTCTGTTCGTTACGTATGGTTTCATCTTAAACGAATTTTTGCTGTACATAGTTTACCCAGCGACATCGAAACATTGAGGATACACGTACAATAACGACGTGTTACTTAGGGTGTAACGCGTTACACTACGTACGAATCGGACGAATCAATTGAATCTGCTTAACACAACTGGTAGCTGTAACACATGAGCCTAGTATTTAGCTACGACATTCCAGTATTTAGCTGCACGGATTAAACTTTTAACATTAATCTCCCTTCTTTCTTTGATCCCCAAAAcgaaaccaataaaaaaacgtaaatGGTTTCTGCGTATAAAATGGCAAGTGAAACAGGAAAGGGGCCATTGTTAGGATATGTTTCtgtaatatgttttgtttttaatatttgtataaTCCCGCTTACCCTTACGTATTAGGAGTTGAACAGTTGCATTTTTATAACACCGAACGCGAGAGTTAAGTAACACTTTGCAGTTAAAATGTTATATTTAAAGAAGCGCGAGTGAAACGAAACGTTGTTATTCCACAATTAGTGCAGGTGCAGTGTTGAGCTGCTGATAGTGCGGCGTATTTTAACGTGTATTAGATATTAACCTCTGTGGCCTTTCCTGTATTTCAAatgtataaaacaaaaacaccgaaacgaacgaaactcATTCACTGCGAAGAAAGTATTGGAGCTTAACCAGCTTTATCTCACCACCACTCCACACACGTCAATTAACAAAgactgcacgaaaaaaagcAGTCAAAATGCGGGTTTAGAccttttttcgcttttgcgCTCAATCTGTAGCTCATTGTACTGGTTTTTTGAGAAACATTATGAGACTGTCTCCTGTTTTCCTCTTGTCCGATCGGGTTAGAATCTCCTCTGGTAGTAGGAAACATtccttgtgtgtgtataacacacacacaatcacaccgACTCTTTTACATATAATCGAAATGTGCCGAACAGAGTGTAATCGTTGTATTAGGTGCGATTGctacaataacaacaacaaaaatgctgTAGTAGAAGAGCGATAGttgcaaaacaatacaaaGTATTATAAAGTGTGAGACAAGAGACGTTTTTAGACATAAACAGCTAAACACAGAACACAGACAGAAAGGGAAGAGAAGTACACGCGCTTACCTACCTTTCCGATAGGGGCAGTTAGTAGCAGCTGTTGGAGTAATTTTATACTACACAAAAAACGACGATCGAATTTTGGGaaataaattgattaaaaatCTCACATCATTATTTGTGATACAGCACAGCGACAGAGAAGAGAAAACGCATCCGATGAGACCACCGTTTTGAATGTTGTAAGAATTTATTGTTAGAATTGTTTTTCCCACTATTTTTAAGTGATTCCTATTTACACGGGGTACGCGATTGGTATTTTTGCAGTATTATAAgggtagttttgtttgtttgtttgtgttttttttaatacgatAGCCTGTAAAACTTGTTGCAGCATAATACGACATTTAATAATGCTCACATGGATGGGTTCGATTTACGACACCAGGCGAACAACCAACATAAGCTCATCCGCTCTCTTTTTGACCAAACTGTCTCTTATTCATTCTAGTCTTTTTTTCTAGTGTGTAATGCTTTATCTCGTTTAGCTTTCATGCAGCAAAACCTATACTAATCGCGCCAATactttctttctattttgcCTCACATCATCAATTCGCACCATTAAGCTGCATCGTCACACTCGCTGTGCCTATTATTGGCCATATTGgttgattatatttttatttttattggttCCTCGTTAGGTTTAAAATTATGCCAC
Proteins encoded:
- the LOC1271082 gene encoding serine/threonine-protein kinase PAK mbt — its product is MFSKKKKKPQISFPSNFEHRVHTGFDKREGRYVGLPLQWASIVGNNQILKSSNRPLPLVDPSEITPTEILDLKTIVRPHGPQGGPPAAGVPGGPAVAAPDQQGKLILPKTSNVARSNSLRSSSPPRVRRGDLRANTNVPPSVPEEPSQQLGGGQSPFPGMNNNGAFPPVPAAKPSGANYPPVSPTGTMLETNFNNNFEAHHQQLQQQQQQQMAQHQMHMHHMQQQQQQQQQHHHMHPHQAGAVGGNVQAAAGHAIAPHMNGGNLSNAASLNGTTGSNGNLTNPVSVLTETSSLYHNRSQKSSPTGSDGMQRPGGYPNAAPYPGPMQAGNSFPGMAQGAGGGGPPPPLHSKPQGQNHPGQQQQQQQDPHGHLSDANNGNHLPPGHHHHHHHHQMMGVQGGNTGSQPSGSQLSPSGLHHHHQHAHHHGAQQQQQQQQQQQMQPTPLQMGGNNQMPNHHHHHNHNAMVHNHQKMPSPSSSSSTGAPTVATDPNHMFSNNNSISNAKSNSRASSSSGGNVSVAQSTASTTQSGQSQQQPPVKTEQRLTHEQFRAALQMVVSAGDPRENLENYTKIGEGSTGTVCIATDKSTGRQVAVKQMDLRKQQRRELLFNEVVIMRDYHHPNIVETYSSFLVNDELWVVMEFLEGGALTDIVTNSRMDEEQIATVCKQCLKALSYLHSQGVIHRDIKSDSILLASDGRVKLSDFGFCAQVSQELPKRKSLVGTPYWMSPEVISRLPYGPEVDIWSLGIMVIEMIDGEPPFFNEPPLQAMRRIRDMPPPKLKNSHKVSSRLQNFLDRMLVRDPVQRATAAELLAHPFLRQAGPPSLLVPLMRGARHSNC